The following are encoded together in the Zingiber officinale cultivar Zhangliang chromosome 8A, Zo_v1.1, whole genome shotgun sequence genome:
- the LOC122011099 gene encoding uncharacterized protein LOC122011099 codes for MIQQQCSRVAKQMWKPLPSFMHKRGIHSRNKKAMELVAKGWSALQEVDRVIDYADRNDTRLIPQLRGAKENFELALEIDNMNTHARYWLARMHFKYHVPGACKAM; via the exons ATGATTCAGCAACAATGCTCTAGAGTTGCCAAACAAATGTGGAAGCCACTGCCCTCTTTTATGCACAAG AGAGGGATTCATAGTCGTAACAAAAAGGCAATGGAACTAGTGGCAAAAGGGTGGAGTGCTCTACAGGAAGTAGATAGGGTTATCGACTATGCCGATCGGAATGACACTCGCCTCATCCCGCAACTCAGA GGTGCAAAGGAGAACTTTGAATTGGCTCTTGAGATTGACAACATGAATACTCATGCACGATACTGGTTGGCCAGGATGCACTTTAAGTACCATGTTCCTGGGGCTTGTAAAGCAATGTGA